In Candidatus Obscuribacterales bacterium, the sequence TGAAATTCTAGGGCACCGGAAATTTTTGCCATCTGCATGAGGCTGAGCATTCCCTCCTGCATACGCGCCCCGCCGGAGGTGCAGATAATCACTACGGGCAGGCGTTCGCGGGTGCCGCGTTCAATCAATCGGGTGAGTTTTTCGCCCACAACCGACCCCATACTGCCGCCCATGAAGCGAAAGTCCATGACGCCAAGGGCAATGGGCAGGCTATCGAGCTGACCAATACCGGTTTGTACTGCATCGAGCAGACCTGTTTTTTCCTGGGTTTCTCGAACGCGGTCGCGATAGGCCTTGCGATCGCGGAATTCTAGGGGATCACCGGGGCGTAGGTCTTCATCGAGGGGTGTCCAGGTGCCGGGATCAATGAGCTGCTGAATGCGATCGTCGCTGAAAATGCGAATGTGGTGCCCGCAGTCTGGACAGACCATGCAATTGGCTCGTAAATCTTTGGTGTAGGTGAGAACACCGCAGGCTTCACACTTATTCCATAGCCCATCGGCAATTTCGCGTTCTTGGCGATCCTTACTAATAGGTTCTGATTTCCGCCGATTTGCAAACCAATCGAATAAAGACATGGAAATTCCACTTATGACTCAGTAAAGGGTTTAATCCAACAGGATTAGATAGAAACTTGAAAACGGTTGATTTTATAACAATGACATGTTCTGGCGGACAGCCGGTTAGGAGAACTCCCACCCATCTACCCCCTCCTCCTCTTCCACAGGGCTGAGGAGCAGGAGAGCCGTCCATTGATCTTGGGCGCGCACCTGCAAGACAGCCGGGGTGCTGCAGCCAAAGTGGGGAGCAATGCCCTGGTTTAAGACCCGGGATGGAATTTGGTGGGCGGTCAGGATTTGATGCATTAGGTCGGCTTCCCAGCGAGTCCCGGTGGTTTTTAGGGTGATCCAGGTCACAGCGAGTTAGGGATAATCTTATCAAAGCACGCAGAGGAACCTGCATGATGGCTTCATCATTATCAATGATGGATGAAGATTACATCAAGCCGTGGGTATTTAAAGTCATCTAAGTAGCATGGTTCCTCAGACGGCAGGCAGGTCTAAAAGGTGTCGAGCCCTGGCAGAATGAGGGACGGGAAGAACAGGTGAACATAGCCTTGAATCAGGCTTTGACCCACAAACAGCGCTAGCACGGCCCCGATCGCCAAAAAGGGGCCGAAGGGCATCGGCTGGTCTCGGTTCAATAATCCCAGGGCGATCGCTCCCCCACCGGCAAAGGCTCCAATGGCGCAGGCGAGAAAACTAGCGAGCAGCAGCAGCTTCCAGCCCAGAAAAGCTCCCATCATGGCGGCCAGCTTGGCATCGCCACCGCCCATGGCGGCCCGCCCGAAGGCTGCTGATCCAAGAATCGTGATTGTATCAAAGAGCCAAATGCCCAACACCGCCGCGCCAATACCGCCCATCAGGTACAGGGCCACGCCGCTCCAGCTTTGGGTAGCCATCCAGCCCAGGCTAGCTTGGAACACAAGACCCACCACCAGACCAGACTGGGTGAGCGGATTGGGCAGGGTCATGGTGTCCCAGTCGATTAACGATAGGGAGATTAGCCAACTGATGAAGGCCCAGTAGCCTAGGGTTTGCCAGGAAACGCCATACACGATGAAGGTGAGGAGAAATAGCAGACCGGTTCCGGCTTCCACAAGGGGATAGCGAAGGGCGATCGCACTCTTGCAGTAGCGGCATTTGCCTCGTAGCCAGAGCCAGCCGAGCACCGGCACATTATCGTAGGCTTTGAGGCGGTTCAGG encodes:
- the accD gene encoding acetyl-CoA carboxylase, carboxyltransferase subunit beta; translated protein: MSLFDWFANRRKSEPISKDRQEREIADGLWNKCEACGVLTYTKDLRANCMVCPDCGHHIRIFSDDRIQQLIDPGTWTPLDEDLRPGDPLEFRDRKAYRDRVRETQEKTGLLDAVQTGIGQLDSLPIALGVMDFRFMGGSMGSVVGEKLTRLIERGTRERLPVVIICTSGGARMQEGMLSLMQMAKISGALEFHREAGLLYVPVLTHPTTGGVTASFAMLGDIILAEPKALIGFAGRRVVEQTLREKLPEDFQTAEYLLTHGFVDAIVPRPQLKQTLAQLILLHQPYVHTPHFVRVPETLKLESIRPD
- a CDS encoding prepilin peptidase; protein product: MLLMEWMAMVVGYGLALALGCCIGSFLNVVIYRIPAGLSLLFPPSRCPHCLNRLKAYDNVPVLGWLWLRGKCRYCKSAIALRYPLVEAGTGLLFLLTFIVYGVSWQTLGYWAFISWLISLSLIDWDTMTLPNPLTQSGLVVGLVFQASLGWMATQSWSGVALYLMGGIGAAVLGIWLFDTITILGSAAFGRAAMGGGDAKLAAMMGAFLGWKLLLLASFLACAIGAFAGGGAIALGLLNRDQPMPFGPFLAIGAVLALFVGQSLIQGYVHLFFPSLILPGLDTF